A genomic stretch from Arachis stenosperma cultivar V10309 chromosome 3, arast.V10309.gnm1.PFL2, whole genome shotgun sequence includes:
- the LOC130965615 gene encoding protein DETOXIFICATION 16-like, translating to MVNLLNFAIELISIMFVGHVSELALSGVSMATSFSSVSGIGLVMGMASALDTFCGQSYGAGQHGMLGIHVQKAMLVLIILCIPISIIWANTKSILILFGQDHEISTEAGRYAQLIIPYLFASSVLQCHTRFLQTQNIGVPMMLSSGVATALHAALCWALVLKYDLGSRGAAISNCISYWVNVLILALYIKFSPKCSQTWTGFSVKAFHDIPSFLKLAIPSAVMVCLELWSFELMVLLSGRLPNPKLQTSVLSICVNTASTIWMIPFGLSGAISTRVSNELGAGNPWSARLAVRVVVVAAIIEGILVATLMIMIRNVWGHVYSNNVQVIRQVGFMLPILAASNFLDGLQGVVSGIVRGCGWQKMGAFINLGSYYVVGVPSAIVLAFALHLEVKGLWLGIICALVVQVLGLMIITVRIDWKKEARITSERVNNLGQTSIERVNNSFI from the exons ATGGTGAATCTTCTTAATTTCGCCATTGAGCTTATTTCCATAATGTTTGTGGGTCATGTCAGCGAGTTGGCTCTCTCCGGCGTTTCCATGGCCACCTCCTTTTCTTCTGTCTCTGGCATTGGTTTAGTG ATGGGAATGGCAAGTGCCTTAGATACCTTCTGTGGCCAATCATATGGAGCAGGACAGCATGGCATGTTAGGCATACACGTTCAAAAAGCCATGCTTGTTCTTATCATCTTATGCATACCCATCTCTATTATTTGGGCAAACACAAAATCCATATTGATTTTATTTGGCCAAGATCACGAAATCTCCACAGAAGCAGGAAGATATGCTCAGTTAATCATTCCATACCTTTTTGCCTCCAGTGTTCTTCAATGTCACACTAGATTTCTACAAACACAGAACATTGGAGTTCCAATGATGCTCAGCTCTGGAGTAGCTACTGCACTGCATGCTGCTTTGTGTTGGGCGTTAGTGTTAAAATATGACTTAGGGAGTAGAGGAGCTGCCATATCAAATTGTATATCATATTGGGTGAATGTGTTGATACTTGCGTTATACATTAAGTTTTCTCCAAAATGTTCACAAACTTGGACGGGATTTTCAGTGAAGGCATTCCATGATATTCCTTCTTTTTTGAAACTTGCTATTCCTTCTGCTGTTATGGTTTG CTTAGAACTGTGGTCGTTTGAATTGATGGTTCTCTTATCTGGTCGTCTTCCAAATCCAAAGTTGCAAACATCAGTGCTTTCTATTTG TGTGAATACAGCATCAACTATTTGGATGATCCCGTTTGGATTAAGTGGAGCTATAAG TACTCGTGTATCTAACGAACTTGGAGCTGGTAATCCTTGGTCTGCACGTTTAGCAGTGCGTGTAGTGGTAGTAGCAGCCATTATTGAGGGTATCCTGGTTGCAACACTGATGATAATGATACGCAACGTTTGGGGCCATGTTTACAGTAACAACGTACAAGTGATTCGACAGGTGGGATTTATGCTGCCAATTCTTGCAGCATCCAATTTCTTGGACGGGCTGCAGGGTGTTGTCTCAGGAATTGTTAGAGGATGCGGTTGGCAAAAAATGGGTGCTTTTATTAACTTAGGGTCATATTATGTAGTTGGAGTTCCATCAGCTATTGTGTTAGCTTTCGCCTTGCATCTTGAAGTAAAG GGACTCTGGCTTGGAATTATATGTGCCCTTGTTGTTCAAGTACTTGGTCTGATGATCATAACTGTTCGGATTGATTGGAAGAAAGAG GCAAGGATAACTAGCGAAAGAGTTAATAATTTAGGACAGACAAGTATTGAAAGAGTTAATAATTCATTTATTTAA